Proteins encoded together in one Oreochromis aureus strain Israel breed Guangdong linkage group 23, ZZ_aureus, whole genome shotgun sequence window:
- the LOC116311173 gene encoding adhesion G-protein coupled receptor G7-like isoform X1 translates to MYSVICSGIHFKSNLQNTNDDILRSGIVNSVRAKYQHVSTFNELTDHCNVPVPLASFTAGAELTSTDIPDTAATALLTTDVPDDSTTAQNITTEQSITTVTPEDITTITTVPNNTTSSNTSNLSTTTQDTDPTTDPETPEYPETPPTSSSPVLTTTDLTRPDTTVSQITDTTSNPMTDQMNTTHYSPVTTITSDTNTTTPYTNTTATFYPTTGANITTYSTPTTIGTNATSPYTNSTLPPNPTTIPSANTTHYNSTTIPITTANTTTTTISPTTLTPPTTTALTCDNGGKPENGVCICPDEWTGVTCSKENFCKERQLGGFRFPRTPIGWFAYSEDKCEEGTSGAGKPQASARCLSMNGSPGFSPPQIFQCDLTLSDIQKNLTSPADLETLATSTQILTSKAEELTAENVTAAAEIVNTLLLSANATESVRVSAVATVSQLLNATVTDDTKENNATLGLTVTLDQLSVNLSLSQNTSQSQVVQPNLVVQSAQIPAADTHGVQFTSLRGISGNFLPNRIHLNTNATQVVVENSFIADALIYIRFPPGEDVRSRQTDSNVSLGFVLYQNDHFFRSKLYMRRRATIRVLSASVRGQEPNVVPQHVEMMFRPRLINGTSLYDFSCVFWNYSQKDWSTSGCSKGNTSDGLMRCFCNHTTNFAALWSYRENYEYAEALGAISIVGLSLSFLGLIVTIIYNVKEIFQNKEQTNLISVQSRLCIYFSLLAFIITFVSGVQNSSRQIDIEVQTDDRTNDLLVSDEHVEPDRGSCTAVAALLHFLLMTTFMWNSVNGTQILILKMRRSLPPHWTLLSMALGWGVPALFVAITLGVTYRVDNPLGYRQEEFCWLAALDKNKHFSFEKPLFWGFLLPVGLILIYNIILLVYVSIKATRKSCFRKSFLECFTLAVLLGVSWVFGYLVLVTSGKMNLFFSILFCLCTTTQGFHIFIITATTPTFRAAMSRSVQYLSSARPIRRNTRMRS, encoded by the exons atgtattctgtaatctgtagtggaatacattttaaaagtaaccttcagAACACTAATGATGACATACTAAGATCAGGTATAGTAAATAGCGTACGTGCTAAGTATCAGCATGTTAGCACTTTTAATGAACTAACTGATCATTGTAATGTTCCTGTTCCTTTAGCCTCCTTCACAGCTGGAGCAGAGTTAACTTCAACAGACATCCCTGATACTGCAGCTACTGCACTCCTTACTACTGATGTTCCTGATGATTCTACTACTGCACAAAATATAACTACTGAACAAAGCATTACTACTGTAACTCCAGAGGATATCACTACTATAACAACAGTTCCTAACAATACCACTTCATCTAATACTTCTAATTTGAGTACCACAACACAAGATACTGATCCAACCACTGACCCGGAAACACCAGAATATCCAGAAACTCCTCCCACTAGTTCCAGTCCTGTTCTTACAACCACAGATTTGACCAGGCCTGATACGACTGTTAGTCAGATAACTGATACTACCTCCAACCCCATGACTGATCAAATGAATACTACTCACTATTCTCCTGTTACTACTATTACAAGTGATACTAATACAACTACTCCTTACACAAACACTACTGCTACTTTCTACCCAACTACTGGTGCAAATATTACTACTTACAGTACTCCTACTACAATCGGTACTAATGCTACGAGCCCATACACTAACAGTACTTTACCTCCTAATCCTACAACAATTCCTTCAGCAAACACTACTCATTATAATTCAACTACTATACCTATTACTACTGCTAATACTACTACAACCACTATATCCCCAACTACGCTTACCCCTCCTACCACCACTGCTCTGACATGTGATAACGGAGGGAAACCAGAGAACGGTGTCTGCATCTGTCCTGATGAATGGACAGGAGTAACATGCTCAAAAG AAAACTTCTGCAAAGAGCGGCAGTTAGGAGGCTTCAGGTTCCCTCGTACACCCATCGGCTGGTTTGCATATTCTGAGGACAAATGTGAAGAAGGAACGAGTGGTG CTGGTAAACCTCAGGCTTCAGCCAGGTGTTTGTCCATGAATGGATCACCAGGTTTCAGCCCTCCACAGATCTTCCAGTGTGACCTGACGCTCAGTgacatacaaaaaaat CTCACAAGTCCAGCTGATTTAGAGACACTGGCGACCAGCACTCAGATTCTGACATCCAAAGCAGAAGAGCTGACGGCTGAAAATGTTACAGCAGCGGCTGAGATAGTCAAcacactgctgctgtctgcaaACGCCACAGAG AGTGTCAGAGTGTCAGCAGTAGCAACAGTCAGTCAGCTGCTGAACGCCACTGTAACAGATGATACCAAGGAAAACAACGCAACTCTGGG GCTGACGGTGACTCTGGACCAGCTCTCAGTGAACCTCAGCCTCAGTCAAAATACATCTCAATCTCAGGTGGTTCAGCCAAACCTGGTGGTCCAGTCGGCACAGATCCCTGCTGCAGACACTCACGGAGTCCAGTTCACGTCTCTCAGAG GGATTTCTGGGAATTTTTTGCCCAACAGAATTCATCTGAACACAAATGCAACACAGGTCGTGGTGGAAAACAGTTTCATAGCTGATGCCCTCATTTACATACGATTCCCACCAG GCGAAGATGTCAGAAGTCGTCAGACAGACTCAAACGTCTCTCTGGGTTTCGTTCTCTATCAGAACGATCATTTCTTTCGTTCAAAACTCTATATGAGGCGACGGGCCACCATCAGGGTCCTGTCAGCCAGTGTCAGAGGGCAGGAACCCAACGTGGTGCCACAACATGTGGAGATGATGTTCAGACCAAGA CTGATCAATGGGACGTCTCTGTATGACTTCTCCTGCGTTTTCTGGAACTACAGTCAGAAGGACTGGAGCACCAGCGGCTGCTCTAAAGGAAACACTTCAGATGGACTCATGAGATGTTTCTGTAACCACACCACCAACTTTGCTGCTCTCTGG TCATACAGAGAGAACTACGAGTATGCAGAAGCTCTGGGTGCGATCTCCATCGTGGgactctctctttcttttctgggTTTGATTGTGACGATCATTTATAACGTTAAAGAAAT TTTTCAGAACAAAGAGCAGACCAACCTGATATCAGTGCAATCTCGGCTGTGCATCTACTTCAGCCTGCTGGCCTTCATCATCACCTTTGTCTCTGGAGTCCAAAACTCCAGCAGACAAATTGACATTGAGGTGCAGACTGACGATCGGACCAATGACCTCCTGGTCTCGGATGAACACGTAGAACCGGACCGCGGTTCGTGTACGGCTGTAGCGGCTCTGCTGCACTTCCTCCTGATGACCACCTTCATGTGGAACAGCGTGAACGGTACTCAGATCCTGATTCTGAAAATGCGCCGCAGTCTACCACCTCACTGGACTCTGCTGAGCATGGCTCTGGGATGGG GAGTGCCAGCCTTGTTCGTGGCCATCACACTGGGGGTGACCTACAGGGTGGACAATCCTCTGGGATACAGACAGGAGGAATT TTGCTGGCTGGCAGCGCTGGATAAGAACAAACACTTCAGCTTTGAGAAAcctttgttttggggtttccTCCTTCCAGTCGGCCTGATCTTGATCTACAACATCATCCTGCTGGTTTATGTGTCCATTAAAGCAACCAGGAAGTCCTGCTTCAGGAAGAGTTTCCTTGAATGCTTCACTCTGGCTGTGTTACTGGGTGTGTCCTGGGTTTTTGGGTATCTGGTCCTCGTCACTTCAGGAAAAATGAACCTGTTCTTCAgcattttgttctgcctctgcACAACCACACAG ggttttcatatttttatcatCACAGCCACAACACCAACCTTCAGAGCCGCCATGTCCCGATCAGTTCAGTACCTTTCTTCAGCCAGGCCGATTCGCAGAAACACAAGGATGAGGTCATGA
- the LOC116311173 gene encoding adhesion G-protein coupled receptor G7-like isoform X2 — MDSWIWLVFTLASFTAGAELTSTDIPDTAATALLTTDVPDDSTTAQNITTEQSITTVTPEDITTITTVPNNTTSSNTSNLSTTTQDTDPTTDPETPEYPETPPTSSSPVLTTTDLTRPDTTVSQITDTTSNPMTDQMNTTHYSPVTTITSDTNTTTPYTNTTATFYPTTGANITTYSTPTTIGTNATSPYTNSTLPPNPTTIPSANTTHYNSTTIPITTANTTTTTISPTTLTPPTTTALTCDNGGKPENGVCICPDEWTGVTCSKENFCKERQLGGFRFPRTPIGWFAYSEDKCEEGTSGAGKPQASARCLSMNGSPGFSPPQIFQCDLTLSDIQKNLTSPADLETLATSTQILTSKAEELTAENVTAAAEIVNTLLLSANATESVRVSAVATVSQLLNATVTDDTKENNATLGLTVTLDQLSVNLSLSQNTSQSQVVQPNLVVQSAQIPAADTHGVQFTSLRGISGNFLPNRIHLNTNATQVVVENSFIADALIYIRFPPGEDVRSRQTDSNVSLGFVLYQNDHFFRSKLYMRRRATIRVLSASVRGQEPNVVPQHVEMMFRPRLINGTSLYDFSCVFWNYSQKDWSTSGCSKGNTSDGLMRCFCNHTTNFAALWSYRENYEYAEALGAISIVGLSLSFLGLIVTIIYNVKEIFQNKEQTNLISVQSRLCIYFSLLAFIITFVSGVQNSSRQIDIEVQTDDRTNDLLVSDEHVEPDRGSCTAVAALLHFLLMTTFMWNSVNGTQILILKMRRSLPPHWTLLSMALGWGVPALFVAITLGVTYRVDNPLGYRQEEFCWLAALDKNKHFSFEKPLFWGFLLPVGLILIYNIILLVYVSIKATRKSCFRKSFLECFTLAVLLGVSWVFGYLVLVTSGKMNLFFSILFCLCTTTQGFHIFIITATTPTFRAAMSRSVQYLSSARPIRRNTRMRS, encoded by the exons CCTCCTTCACAGCTGGAGCAGAGTTAACTTCAACAGACATCCCTGATACTGCAGCTACTGCACTCCTTACTACTGATGTTCCTGATGATTCTACTACTGCACAAAATATAACTACTGAACAAAGCATTACTACTGTAACTCCAGAGGATATCACTACTATAACAACAGTTCCTAACAATACCACTTCATCTAATACTTCTAATTTGAGTACCACAACACAAGATACTGATCCAACCACTGACCCGGAAACACCAGAATATCCAGAAACTCCTCCCACTAGTTCCAGTCCTGTTCTTACAACCACAGATTTGACCAGGCCTGATACGACTGTTAGTCAGATAACTGATACTACCTCCAACCCCATGACTGATCAAATGAATACTACTCACTATTCTCCTGTTACTACTATTACAAGTGATACTAATACAACTACTCCTTACACAAACACTACTGCTACTTTCTACCCAACTACTGGTGCAAATATTACTACTTACAGTACTCCTACTACAATCGGTACTAATGCTACGAGCCCATACACTAACAGTACTTTACCTCCTAATCCTACAACAATTCCTTCAGCAAACACTACTCATTATAATTCAACTACTATACCTATTACTACTGCTAATACTACTACAACCACTATATCCCCAACTACGCTTACCCCTCCTACCACCACTGCTCTGACATGTGATAACGGAGGGAAACCAGAGAACGGTGTCTGCATCTGTCCTGATGAATGGACAGGAGTAACATGCTCAAAAG AAAACTTCTGCAAAGAGCGGCAGTTAGGAGGCTTCAGGTTCCCTCGTACACCCATCGGCTGGTTTGCATATTCTGAGGACAAATGTGAAGAAGGAACGAGTGGTG CTGGTAAACCTCAGGCTTCAGCCAGGTGTTTGTCCATGAATGGATCACCAGGTTTCAGCCCTCCACAGATCTTCCAGTGTGACCTGACGCTCAGTgacatacaaaaaaat CTCACAAGTCCAGCTGATTTAGAGACACTGGCGACCAGCACTCAGATTCTGACATCCAAAGCAGAAGAGCTGACGGCTGAAAATGTTACAGCAGCGGCTGAGATAGTCAAcacactgctgctgtctgcaaACGCCACAGAG AGTGTCAGAGTGTCAGCAGTAGCAACAGTCAGTCAGCTGCTGAACGCCACTGTAACAGATGATACCAAGGAAAACAACGCAACTCTGGG GCTGACGGTGACTCTGGACCAGCTCTCAGTGAACCTCAGCCTCAGTCAAAATACATCTCAATCTCAGGTGGTTCAGCCAAACCTGGTGGTCCAGTCGGCACAGATCCCTGCTGCAGACACTCACGGAGTCCAGTTCACGTCTCTCAGAG GGATTTCTGGGAATTTTTTGCCCAACAGAATTCATCTGAACACAAATGCAACACAGGTCGTGGTGGAAAACAGTTTCATAGCTGATGCCCTCATTTACATACGATTCCCACCAG GCGAAGATGTCAGAAGTCGTCAGACAGACTCAAACGTCTCTCTGGGTTTCGTTCTCTATCAGAACGATCATTTCTTTCGTTCAAAACTCTATATGAGGCGACGGGCCACCATCAGGGTCCTGTCAGCCAGTGTCAGAGGGCAGGAACCCAACGTGGTGCCACAACATGTGGAGATGATGTTCAGACCAAGA CTGATCAATGGGACGTCTCTGTATGACTTCTCCTGCGTTTTCTGGAACTACAGTCAGAAGGACTGGAGCACCAGCGGCTGCTCTAAAGGAAACACTTCAGATGGACTCATGAGATGTTTCTGTAACCACACCACCAACTTTGCTGCTCTCTGG TCATACAGAGAGAACTACGAGTATGCAGAAGCTCTGGGTGCGATCTCCATCGTGGgactctctctttcttttctgggTTTGATTGTGACGATCATTTATAACGTTAAAGAAAT TTTTCAGAACAAAGAGCAGACCAACCTGATATCAGTGCAATCTCGGCTGTGCATCTACTTCAGCCTGCTGGCCTTCATCATCACCTTTGTCTCTGGAGTCCAAAACTCCAGCAGACAAATTGACATTGAGGTGCAGACTGACGATCGGACCAATGACCTCCTGGTCTCGGATGAACACGTAGAACCGGACCGCGGTTCGTGTACGGCTGTAGCGGCTCTGCTGCACTTCCTCCTGATGACCACCTTCATGTGGAACAGCGTGAACGGTACTCAGATCCTGATTCTGAAAATGCGCCGCAGTCTACCACCTCACTGGACTCTGCTGAGCATGGCTCTGGGATGGG GAGTGCCAGCCTTGTTCGTGGCCATCACACTGGGGGTGACCTACAGGGTGGACAATCCTCTGGGATACAGACAGGAGGAATT TTGCTGGCTGGCAGCGCTGGATAAGAACAAACACTTCAGCTTTGAGAAAcctttgttttggggtttccTCCTTCCAGTCGGCCTGATCTTGATCTACAACATCATCCTGCTGGTTTATGTGTCCATTAAAGCAACCAGGAAGTCCTGCTTCAGGAAGAGTTTCCTTGAATGCTTCACTCTGGCTGTGTTACTGGGTGTGTCCTGGGTTTTTGGGTATCTGGTCCTCGTCACTTCAGGAAAAATGAACCTGTTCTTCAgcattttgttctgcctctgcACAACCACACAG ggttttcatatttttatcatCACAGCCACAACACCAACCTTCAGAGCCGCCATGTCCCGATCAGTTCAGTACCTTTCTTCAGCCAGGCCGATTCGCAGAAACACAAGGATGAGGTCATGA
- the dph3 gene encoding DPH3 homolog → MSVFHDEVEIEDFEYDEDTETYYFPCPCGDRFAITKEDLENGEEVATCPSCSLIVKVIYDKDLFQVGEIIEAPSHAKLEVAQS, encoded by the exons ATGTCGGTGTTTCACGACGAAGTGGAGATCGAGGACTTTGAATACGACGAGGATACAGAGACGTATTACTTCCCGTGTCCCTGCGGAGATCGCTTCGCCATCACCAAA gaggaCCTGGAGAACGGGGAGGAGGTGGCGACATGTCCGAGCTGCTCGCTCATCGTTAAAGTCATCTACGATAAG gatctTTTCCAGGTTGGAGAAATCATTGAAGCTCCGTCACACGCCAAACTGGAGGTCGCTCAATCCTGA